From a single Lytechinus pictus isolate F3 Inbred unplaced genomic scaffold, Lp3.0 scaffold_19, whole genome shotgun sequence genomic region:
- the LOC129260971 gene encoding cingulin-like has product MGHGASTNVKKVALIKDQGSEDSDDSRPVWTRSNSDGCIVENLNSSKTKVDLLDQQVSEYKELFRTSELKLEETVDRANTLEKQLAEVEGVNFELTDTVSDLQQQVESLQANSGSEVNRQLEEESTTSIQQVEKLEMHVKLLEEQMASMRSKFRKKLRSANTEVTESKQEASLKLYSLKDQIKQLEEENLKLTERLDLANRRPSKTEPLSNQTGGDDSRMMVILELSNQVSAQEDQIIQLQEQLQERDKTIKELINQLDHERPVSQALSELGSRPPSGATTRPLSGRSQQQSSRNGHVEPRKGSGRSVRSGKSSEGIQDDELNVGDHQEVIGRHVSDSTVGECDDIPRDTERTSSGKSGRRRRSSSRERRKSGNQNERTSGGVRRYSERSSSADVKEVRGHRRKESTSGSKPNNASAAELPKDGFVPEGNSNSHSAYADTTEILTRDQIRINSAGSQDSAFHESPLEGTKSAPSSAGTSRHRRRLKAAQQRASSLETIDHSGLTSPKPPLKPETNLYERDSGVGNDLGPVSSRSTCTKESDQDLDDLLQELMSDEGSKDTGWKKNSNSNHGFGVSEEKIRSLLSDSAS; this is encoded by the exons ATGGGTCACGGGGCTAGTACCAATGTGAAGAAAGTTGCCCTAATCAAAGATCAAGGGTCAGAGGACTCTGATGACTCCAGACCagt ATGGACAAGATCAAACTCAGATGGCTGCATCGTTGAGAATCTGAATTCCAGTAAAACCAAG GTAGATTTACTAGATCAACAGGTCTCTGAGTATAAAGAATTATTCAGGACATCAGAGCTTAAATTAGAAGAAACAGTGGACAGAGCCAACACTCTAGAAAAACAG CTTGCGGAAGTAGAAGGAGTAAACTTTGAGCTGACAGACACAGTTAGTGATCTTCAGCAGCAGGTAGAGTCTCTTCAAGCTAACTCAGGGTCAGAGGTCAACAGACAGCTAGAGGAGGAATCGACCACTAGTATTCAG CAAGTTGAGAAGTTAGAGATGCATGTTAAATTATTAGAAGAGCAGATGGCTAGCATG CGTTCTAAGTTTCGTAAGAAGTTGAGGTCAGCAAACACAGAGGTGACAGAGTCTAAACAGGAGGCTTCTCTCAAACTCTACAGTCTTAAAGATCAGATTAAACAGCTAGAGGAAGAGAACCTTAAACTTACAG AACGACTTGATCTAGCCAACAGAAGACCTAGCAAGACGGAGCCATTATCAAACCAGACAGGGGGTGATGATTCCAGGATGATGGTCATTCTTGAGCTGTCCAACCAAGTGTCTGCTCAAGAAGATCAAATCATACAGCTACAAGAGCAGCTGCAAGAGAGAGACAAAACCATCAAGGAACTAATCAATCAGCTTGATCACGAGAGGCCAGTGAGTCAAGCTCTAAGTGAATTGGGTAGCAGGCCACCAAGTGGAGCCACCACTAGGCCATTGAGTGGAAGGAGTCAGCAGCAATCTTCAAGGAATGGACATGTGGAGCCTAGGAAAGGTAGTGGAAGATCAGTTAGGTCAGGAAAATCATCTGAAGGTATTCAGGATGATGAACTAAATGTAGGTGATCATCAAGAAGTCATCGGGAGACATGTCTCTGATAGTACTGTTGGTGAATGTGATGATATTCCCAGAGATACGGAAAGGACTTCATCTGGTAAATCGGGCAGAAGGAGACGAAGCTCATCTCGAGAGAGAAGGAAGAGTGGCAATCAGAATGAAAGGACAAGTGGTGGTGTAAGAAGATATTCTGAAAGGTCTAGCAGTGCAGATGTCAAGGAGGTTAGAGGTCATAGGAGGAAAGAAAGTACTTCTGGAAGTAAACCAAACAATGCTTCCGCTGCTGAACTGCCTAAAGATGGCTTTGTACCTGAAGGGAATTCAAACAGCCACAGTGCATATGCGGACACTACTGAGATCTTGACAAGGGATCAGATCAGAATAAACTCGGCGGGAAGCCAGGATTCTGCTTTCCATGAAAGCCCATTGGAAGGGACAAAGAGCGCGCCCTCTAGTGCTGGGACAAGTCGGCACCGTCGAAGATTGAAGGCGGCTCAGCAACGTGCCTCATCACTTGAAACAATAGACCATAGTGGCTTAACATCTCCCAAACCACCACTAAAACCTGAAACAAACCTTTATGAGCGGGACTCAGGGGTTGGTAATGACTTAGGTCCAGTGTCAAGTAGATCTACGTGTACAAAGGAATCTGATCAGGATTTGGACGACCTATTACAAGAACTCATGAGTGATGAGGGCTCCAAGGACACAGGGTGgaagaaaaattcaaattcaaatcatggGTTTGGGGTTTCAGAAGAAAAAATTCGAAGCTTGTTATCTGATAGTGCTTCCTGA